TTAAGGCTACTAAAATGAACTCTTATCTGATGAGTTCGACCAGTATGAAGAGTTACATCAACTAAAGAGTATTTTAAATTTGAAGTTAAAATATTGTATTCTGTAAGAGCTTCTTTTCCTGATTTACTTTTTACGCTCATCTTCTTTCTATCTTTTTCATCTCTACCAATAGGCTTATCTATGAATCCATTTTCTTTTGAAAAACTTCCATTACAGATTGCCAAATATTTTTTTTTAACTTCTCTATTAGCAAACTTTTCAACCAATTTTAAATGTGTTTCATCGTCCTTTGCACAGACTATAAGACCTGTTGTATCCTTATCAAGTCTGTGAACAATCCCAGGTCTTTCGGAATTAATCATTGATAATTTACAATGATTTAAAAGAGCATTAACCAAAGTATGTTCTTCATTACCTGCAGCCGGATGAACAACCATATTTCTAGGTTTATTTATAATTATAATATAATCATCTTCATATACAATATCTAAAGCTATATCTTCGGCAACTAATGTAATTTCTTTTTTATCGGGAATAGAAACTGTAATTTCATCTCCTATTTCTAAAATTACATTAGGCTTTATATTTTTCCCGTTAACAAAAACTAATTTCTCTTTTATCAATTTTTG
Above is a genomic segment from Parvimonas micra containing:
- a CDS encoding RluA family pseudouridine synthase, with the protein product MTELKYISDKKIRCDVFLSEKISNLSRTSIQKLIKEKLVFVNGKNIKPNVILEIGDEITVSIPDKKEITLVAEDIALDIVYEDDYIIIINKPRNMVVHPAAGNEEHTLVNALLNHCKLSMINSERPGIVHRLDKDTTGLIVCAKDDETHLKLVEKFANREVKKKYLAICNGSFSKENGFIDKPIGRDEKDRKKMSVKSKSGKEALTEYNILTSNLKYSLVDVTLHTGRTHQIRVHFSSLNHPIVGDETYGNKNEKIKANGQMLHSYYLEFLHPITEENLSFTVLPDDYFFSILNKTGLEFNEELLCKAKD